From one Drosophila subpulchrella strain 33 F10 #4 breed RU33 chromosome 3L, RU_Dsub_v1.1 Primary Assembly, whole genome shotgun sequence genomic stretch:
- the LOC119555038 gene encoding protein phosphatase 1 regulatory subunit 12B isoform X5: MSSLDARNNSAMMKRAEQLKRWEESDTNRAAPTPRHEHGRRIKFSSGCVFLAACLSGDKDEVIQLLDQGADINTANVDGLTALHQACIDDNLDMVEFLVERGADINRQDNEGWTPLHATASCGFVSIARYLVENGADVAAVNSDGDLALDLAIDVQHMAMIDYMEKMVQELNINVDEARKAEEQAMLNDAKKWLRSDAAEVDRPHPKTGATALHVAAAKGYTKVLGLLLAGRGNVDRQDNDGWTPLHAASHWGQRETAEMLVESLADMDIRNYAGQSCIDVADRKIVKFLEELRANKRNKRRPSSQISRISDTIENHVDKTPTKLVRVEVRTDATKDAASGSGESAKAEALIPNAADDDDGEGGGVVATGQSDTEELSDSTESSHSTSLSESEAENVKPNQQIHATEHPVEEEAPWRRKLPRTPNDSPTNNQVPDRELSSNSSETANDVILRRTQSFENDQKFYQKYNELRARIKANSCPILPANANANAAAANNSNNNNNLSSNNNHNNNNNNNKSDLLLGYAAGTTTTSTSTTTTTTISTFNNTHSNTNNTSTPQQQQSAASASATNQLYSVQRSASLKDNSMYYRKPNVTIATPTSAAATANTALNSPSTVQTPPIRSQVTAKSAEKSNNGSSSTASVSDVESSKPPPKQSASNMIKNFFKSFVPPVRDEESETQRKAHAKRVRETRRSTQGVTLDEIKSAEELVKKKNMGMANNNNNNNISTTTTNTISNSGNETSSASSTSTSAPTSSILDSNEQRDESQPPPPPTTPPPAIIPTTTTATDETEIEEVVTNPPPAVQSLNDTTASFTLSAPVRRSLSGDADANSDPEGDQDQSVVSASYTIMPRRERLPESTENAESIRSPQKTDPVAKSSSEEKAEEPPLVRPTDLPLIPAPAVASTEAIKSSSAATTPAALESPVRLRDKRGLAGSQESETKSDTASPVTSHPDFNARDSLLSLYARRTTESGAGGGAGGGAGGASGAASSSSTSAAERRPSWRLKFDAGSKFKLEDITSGGTYPPNNSTIIPSAPAVMAAVNLSTTTGVQRRISSGPNALNASNQSLNSVGRPVSAPSEGTNNSAYVTPSARKYEANATSTAANSTTAATTNSTSNSVSATSANHAAATATSATSNHDDKDNDKENDNRTQTVIQRRRKPKRRSTGVVHIDMDELDPERQNESSNNDNEEKEKESGSERTSRSRLGSTASTATTSESKSSTSNDKAENGDGIDYKALYEAAKLENDKLKQIIKQKDDEAVQTRATLERFANAQLDTYKSDNHRLKEENAALIRVISKLSK; the protein is encoded by the exons ATGTCCTCGCTGGACGCGCGCAACAACTCGGCGATGATGAAGCGGGCGGAGCAGCTGAAGCGCTGGGAGGAGTCCGACACCAACCGCGCCGCCCCCACCCCACGCCACGAGCACGGGCGCCGGATCAAGTTCAGCTCCGGCTGCGTCTTCCTCGCCGCCTGCCTCTCCGGCGACAAGGACGAGGTCATCCAGCTCCTCGACCAGGGCGCCGACATCAACACGGCCAACGTCGACGGCCTGACCGCCCTGCATCAG GCGTGCATAGATGACAATCTCGACATGGTAGAGTTTCTGGTGGAGCGAGGTGCCGACATAAACCGACAGGATAATGAGGGCTGGACGCCCTTGCACGCCACTGCCTCCTGCGG CTTTGTGAGCATAGCTCGGTACTTGGTGGAAAATGGCGCTGATGTGGCCGCTGTGAACAGCGATGGCGATCTGGCCTTGGACCTGGCCATCGATGTGCAACACATGGCCATGATCGACTACATGGAGAAGATGGTGCAGGAGCTGAACATAAATGTGGATGAGGCTCGAAAGGCTGAGGagcaggcgatgctgaacgaTGCCAAAAAGTGGCTGAGAAGCGATGCCGCCGAGGTGGACAGACCGCATCCAAAAACGGGAGCCACAGCGCTTCACGTGGCCGCCGCAAAGGGTTACACGAAAGTTCTGGGCCTGCTCCTGGCCGGTCGCGGCAATGTGGATCGCCAGGACAACGATGGCTGGACGCCTCTGCACGCGGCATCGCATTGGGGTCAACGGGAAACGGCCGAGATGCTCGTGGAGTCACTGGCCGACATGGATATACGCAACTATGCTGGGCAGTCATGCATCGATGTGGCCGATCGCAAAATAGTCAAATTCCTGGAAGAACTGCGGGCCAACAAACGCAACAAACGGCGACCATCTAGTCAAATCAG CAGAATCTCAGATACGATTGAAAACCATGTGGACAAGACGCCCACCAAACTGGTGCGCGTCGAAGTGAGAACTGATGCCACAAAGGATG CTGCCAGTGGCTCAGGTGAATCTGCCAAAGCTGAGGCTTTGATTCCAAacgctgctgatgatgatgatggtgaaGGTGGAGGAGTGGTGGCCACTGGCCAGAGCGATACAGAGGAGCTGAGCGATTCCACGGAAAGCTCACACTCGACCAGTCTTTCCGAAAGCGAAG CTGAGAACGTCAAGCCCAATCAGCAGATCCATGCCACCGAACATCCAGTCGAGGAGGAGGCGCCCTGGCGACGCAAGCTGCCACGGACACCAAACGACAGTCCCACTAATAATC AAGTTCCTGATAGAGAGCTTAGCAGCAATAGCTCGGAGACCGCCAACGACGTCATTTTGCGACGCACGCAAAGCTTTGAGAACGATCAAAA ATTCTATCAAAAGTACAATGAGCTGCGGGCACGCATAAAGGCCAACTCCTGTCCCATTCTGCCGGCGAATGCGAATGCTAATGCCGCTGCTGCCAATAATtccaataacaacaataatcTTAGTAGCAATAACAATcataataacaacaataacaacaacaaaagcgaTCTGCTGTTGGGATATGCTGCTggcacaacaacaacaagcacctccacaacaactacaacaacaatcAGTACATTCAACAACACCCACTCGAACACCAACAACACAAGCAccccacaacaacaacaatcagCAGCTTCAGCTTCGGCCACAAATCAATTATATAGCGTACAAAGATCGGCCTCACTCAAAGATAACTCAATGTATTACAG GAAACCGAACGTTACGATTGCCACGCCAACAAGTGCAGCAGCCACGGCAAACACGGCGCTCAATTCTCCATCGACTGTACAGACCCCACCAATTCGCAG CCAAGTTACAGCGAAATCAGCAGAAAAGAGCAATAATGGCAGCTCATCCACGGCCAGTGTCAGCGATGTGGAGAGCTCCAAGCCACCGCCCAAACAATCCGCGAGCAATATGATCAAAAACTTCTTCAA ATCGTTTGTGCCACCGGTGCGCGATGAGGAGAGTGAAACGCAGCGAAAGGCACATGCCAAGCGCGTGCGGGAGACCCGCCGGTCAACCCAGGGCGTTACTCTGGACGAGATCAAGAGTGCCGAGGAGCTGGTCAAGAAGAAGAACATGGGCAtggccaacaacaacaacaataacaatatcAGCACCACCACTACGAACACCATCAGCAACAGCGGC AACGAAACAAGCTCAGCATCATCGACATCGACATCAGCTCCAACATCATCGATCCTCgacagcaatgagcagcgggACGAGTCGCAACCGCCACCACCGCCCACCACACCACCGCCAGCCATAATACCCACCACAACGACGGCCACCGATGAGACGGAGATCGAGGAGGTGGTAACCAAtcctcctccagctgtccaaAGTCTGAACGACACCACTGCTAGTTTTACCCTATCCGCTCCGGTGCGAAGATCGCTTTCGGGCGATGCCGATGCCAATAGTGATCCCGAGGGGGATCAGGATCAGTCGGTGGTCAGTGCCAGCTATACGATAATGCCCAGGCGGGAAAGGCTTCCCGAAAGCACAGAGAATGCAGAGAGTATCAGATCTCCGCAAAAGACTGACCCAGTTGCCAAAAGTTCCAGCGAGGAGAAGGCCGAGGAGCCACCGCTTGTCAGGCCCACGGATCTGCCACTGATCCCAGCTCCTGCCGTGGCCAGCACAGAAGCTATTAAATCATCCTCGGCGGCCACCACGCCCGCTGCCCTCGAGAGTCCAGTGCGTTTGCGGGACAAGCGGGGTTTGGCCGGCAGTCAGGAGTCGGAAACTAAGTCCGATACCGCTTCGCCCGTGACCTCTCATCCGGATTTCAATGCCAGAGACTCACTACTTAGTCTGTACGCCCGACGCACAACGGAAAGCGGCGCGGGAGGaggtgctggtggtggtgcagGTGGAGCGAGTGGAGCTGCCTCTTCGTCTTCCACTTCTGCAGCAGAAAGGCGTCCGTCTTGGCGCCTGAAATTCGATGCCGGCTCCAAG TTTAAACTGGAGGACATAACCAGCGGGGGCACATATCCGCCCAACAACAGCACTATTATCCCGAGTGCTCCGGCGGTGATGGCAGCCGTCAATTTATCAACTACAACTGGAGTCCAGCGGCGCATCAGCAGCGGTCCCAACGCAC TAAATGCTTCCAATCAGTCGCTCAACTCTGTGGGTCGTCCTGTTTCCGCGCCCAGCGAGGGCACAAACAACAGTGCCTATGTTACGCCCTCAGCTCGAAAGTACGAGGCGAATGCCACGTCAACGGCGGCGAACTCAACAACGGCCGCGACCACTAACTCAACCTCCAATTCAGTGTCTGCAACCAGTGCCAATCATGCAGCGGCTACGGCAACTAGCGCCACGTCAAACCACGACGATAAGG ataACGACAAGGAGAACGATAATCGCACACAGACCGTCATTCAGAGGCGACGCAAGCCGAAGCGCAGATCAACAGGCGTGGTGCACATCGATATGGAT GAACTGGATCCCGAGCGACAGAACGAATCGTCAAACAACGACAACGAGGAGAAGGAAAAGGAG AGTGGCAGTGAGCGGACTTCCCGTTCCCGACTGGGCAGCACCGCGAGTACGGCCACCACGAGCGAGTCGAAGAGCTCCACCAGTAACGATAAAGCGGAGAATGGTGATGGCATTGACTACAAGGCACTCTACGAAGCTGCCAA ATTGGAGAACGATAAGCTGAAGCAGATAATCAAGCAGAAGGACGATGAAGCCGTGCAGACACGTGCAACGCTCGAGAGATTCGCCAATGCC
- the LOC119555038 gene encoding protein phosphatase 1 regulatory subunit 12C isoform X12, which translates to MSSLDARNNSAMMKRAEQLKRWEESDTNRAAPTPRHEHGRRIKFSSGCVFLAACLSGDKDEVIQLLDQGADINTANVDGLTALHQACIDDNLDMVEFLVERGADINRQDNEGWTPLHATASCGFVSIARYLVENGADVAAVNSDGDLALDLAIDVQHMAMIDYMEKMVQELNINVDEARKAEEQAMLNDAKKWLRSDAAEVDRPHPKTGATALHVAAAKGYTKVLGLLLAGRGNVDRQDNDGWTPLHAASHWGQRETAEMLVESLADMDIRNYAGQSCIDVADRKIVKFLEELRANKRNKRRPSSQISRISDTIENHVDKTPTKLVRVEVRTDATKDAASGSGESAKAEALIPNAADDDDGEGGGVVATGQSDTEELSDSTESSHSTSLSESEAENVKPNQQIHATEHPVEEEAPWRRKLPRTPNDSPTNNQVPDRELSSNSSETANDVILRRTQSFENDQKKPNVTIATPTSAAATANTALNSPSTVQTPPIRSQVTAKSAEKSNNGSSSTASVSDVESSKPPPKQSASNMIKNFFKSFVPPVRDEESETQRKAHAKRVRETRRSTQGVTLDEIKSAEELVKKKNMGMANNNNNNNISTTTTNTISNSGNETSSASSTSTSAPTSSILDSNEQRDESQPPPPPTTPPPAIIPTTTTATDETEIEEVVTNPPPAVQSLNDTTASFTLSAPVRRSLSGDADANSDPEGDQDQSVVSASYTIMPRRERLPESTENAESIRSPQKTDPVAKSSSEEKAEEPPLVRPTDLPLIPAPAVASTEAIKSSSAATTPAALESPVRLRDKRGLAGSQESETKSDTASPVTSHPDFNARDSLLSLYARRTTESGAGGGAGGGAGGASGAASSSSTSAAERRPSWRLKFDAGSKFKLEDITSGGTYPPNNSTIIPSAPAVMAAVNLSTTTGVQRRISSGPNALNASNQSLNSVGRPVSAPSEGTNNSAYVTPSARKYEANATSTAANSTTAATTNSTSNSVSATSANHAAATATSATSNHDDKDNDKENDNRTQTVIQRRRKPKRRSTGVVHIDMDELDPERQNESSNNDNEEKEKESGSERTSRSRLGSTASTATTSESKSSTSNDKAENGDGIDYKALYEAAKLENDKLKQIIKQKDDEAVQTRATLERFANATTKNSLSELEKRERRAMERKLSELEEELKLLQKLKTENDRLRAENRALTRVVSKLTTSAQSQLAKTK; encoded by the exons ATGTCCTCGCTGGACGCGCGCAACAACTCGGCGATGATGAAGCGGGCGGAGCAGCTGAAGCGCTGGGAGGAGTCCGACACCAACCGCGCCGCCCCCACCCCACGCCACGAGCACGGGCGCCGGATCAAGTTCAGCTCCGGCTGCGTCTTCCTCGCCGCCTGCCTCTCCGGCGACAAGGACGAGGTCATCCAGCTCCTCGACCAGGGCGCCGACATCAACACGGCCAACGTCGACGGCCTGACCGCCCTGCATCAG GCGTGCATAGATGACAATCTCGACATGGTAGAGTTTCTGGTGGAGCGAGGTGCCGACATAAACCGACAGGATAATGAGGGCTGGACGCCCTTGCACGCCACTGCCTCCTGCGG CTTTGTGAGCATAGCTCGGTACTTGGTGGAAAATGGCGCTGATGTGGCCGCTGTGAACAGCGATGGCGATCTGGCCTTGGACCTGGCCATCGATGTGCAACACATGGCCATGATCGACTACATGGAGAAGATGGTGCAGGAGCTGAACATAAATGTGGATGAGGCTCGAAAGGCTGAGGagcaggcgatgctgaacgaTGCCAAAAAGTGGCTGAGAAGCGATGCCGCCGAGGTGGACAGACCGCATCCAAAAACGGGAGCCACAGCGCTTCACGTGGCCGCCGCAAAGGGTTACACGAAAGTTCTGGGCCTGCTCCTGGCCGGTCGCGGCAATGTGGATCGCCAGGACAACGATGGCTGGACGCCTCTGCACGCGGCATCGCATTGGGGTCAACGGGAAACGGCCGAGATGCTCGTGGAGTCACTGGCCGACATGGATATACGCAACTATGCTGGGCAGTCATGCATCGATGTGGCCGATCGCAAAATAGTCAAATTCCTGGAAGAACTGCGGGCCAACAAACGCAACAAACGGCGACCATCTAGTCAAATCAG CAGAATCTCAGATACGATTGAAAACCATGTGGACAAGACGCCCACCAAACTGGTGCGCGTCGAAGTGAGAACTGATGCCACAAAGGATG CTGCCAGTGGCTCAGGTGAATCTGCCAAAGCTGAGGCTTTGATTCCAAacgctgctgatgatgatgatggtgaaGGTGGAGGAGTGGTGGCCACTGGCCAGAGCGATACAGAGGAGCTGAGCGATTCCACGGAAAGCTCACACTCGACCAGTCTTTCCGAAAGCGAAG CTGAGAACGTCAAGCCCAATCAGCAGATCCATGCCACCGAACATCCAGTCGAGGAGGAGGCGCCCTGGCGACGCAAGCTGCCACGGACACCAAACGACAGTCCCACTAATAATC AAGTTCCTGATAGAGAGCTTAGCAGCAATAGCTCGGAGACCGCCAACGACGTCATTTTGCGACGCACGCAAAGCTTTGAGAACGATCAAAA GAAACCGAACGTTACGATTGCCACGCCAACAAGTGCAGCAGCCACGGCAAACACGGCGCTCAATTCTCCATCGACTGTACAGACCCCACCAATTCGCAG CCAAGTTACAGCGAAATCAGCAGAAAAGAGCAATAATGGCAGCTCATCCACGGCCAGTGTCAGCGATGTGGAGAGCTCCAAGCCACCGCCCAAACAATCCGCGAGCAATATGATCAAAAACTTCTTCAA ATCGTTTGTGCCACCGGTGCGCGATGAGGAGAGTGAAACGCAGCGAAAGGCACATGCCAAGCGCGTGCGGGAGACCCGCCGGTCAACCCAGGGCGTTACTCTGGACGAGATCAAGAGTGCCGAGGAGCTGGTCAAGAAGAAGAACATGGGCAtggccaacaacaacaacaataacaatatcAGCACCACCACTACGAACACCATCAGCAACAGCGGC AACGAAACAAGCTCAGCATCATCGACATCGACATCAGCTCCAACATCATCGATCCTCgacagcaatgagcagcgggACGAGTCGCAACCGCCACCACCGCCCACCACACCACCGCCAGCCATAATACCCACCACAACGACGGCCACCGATGAGACGGAGATCGAGGAGGTGGTAACCAAtcctcctccagctgtccaaAGTCTGAACGACACCACTGCTAGTTTTACCCTATCCGCTCCGGTGCGAAGATCGCTTTCGGGCGATGCCGATGCCAATAGTGATCCCGAGGGGGATCAGGATCAGTCGGTGGTCAGTGCCAGCTATACGATAATGCCCAGGCGGGAAAGGCTTCCCGAAAGCACAGAGAATGCAGAGAGTATCAGATCTCCGCAAAAGACTGACCCAGTTGCCAAAAGTTCCAGCGAGGAGAAGGCCGAGGAGCCACCGCTTGTCAGGCCCACGGATCTGCCACTGATCCCAGCTCCTGCCGTGGCCAGCACAGAAGCTATTAAATCATCCTCGGCGGCCACCACGCCCGCTGCCCTCGAGAGTCCAGTGCGTTTGCGGGACAAGCGGGGTTTGGCCGGCAGTCAGGAGTCGGAAACTAAGTCCGATACCGCTTCGCCCGTGACCTCTCATCCGGATTTCAATGCCAGAGACTCACTACTTAGTCTGTACGCCCGACGCACAACGGAAAGCGGCGCGGGAGGaggtgctggtggtggtgcagGTGGAGCGAGTGGAGCTGCCTCTTCGTCTTCCACTTCTGCAGCAGAAAGGCGTCCGTCTTGGCGCCTGAAATTCGATGCCGGCTCCAAG TTTAAACTGGAGGACATAACCAGCGGGGGCACATATCCGCCCAACAACAGCACTATTATCCCGAGTGCTCCGGCGGTGATGGCAGCCGTCAATTTATCAACTACAACTGGAGTCCAGCGGCGCATCAGCAGCGGTCCCAACGCAC TAAATGCTTCCAATCAGTCGCTCAACTCTGTGGGTCGTCCTGTTTCCGCGCCCAGCGAGGGCACAAACAACAGTGCCTATGTTACGCCCTCAGCTCGAAAGTACGAGGCGAATGCCACGTCAACGGCGGCGAACTCAACAACGGCCGCGACCACTAACTCAACCTCCAATTCAGTGTCTGCAACCAGTGCCAATCATGCAGCGGCTACGGCAACTAGCGCCACGTCAAACCACGACGATAAGG ataACGACAAGGAGAACGATAATCGCACACAGACCGTCATTCAGAGGCGACGCAAGCCGAAGCGCAGATCAACAGGCGTGGTGCACATCGATATGGAT GAACTGGATCCCGAGCGACAGAACGAATCGTCAAACAACGACAACGAGGAGAAGGAAAAGGAG AGTGGCAGTGAGCGGACTTCCCGTTCCCGACTGGGCAGCACCGCGAGTACGGCCACCACGAGCGAGTCGAAGAGCTCCACCAGTAACGATAAAGCGGAGAATGGTGATGGCATTGACTACAAGGCACTCTACGAAGCTGCCAA ATTGGAGAACGATAAGCTGAAGCAGATAATCAAGCAGAAGGACGATGAAGCCGTGCAGACACGTGCAACGCTCGAGAGATTCGCCAATGCC ACAACGAAAAATTCACTATCTGAACTTGAGAAACGCGAAAGAAGAGCTATGGAACGCAAGCTTTCCGAGTTGGAAGAAGAGCTCAAG